GTCTGAGCGTGGGAGCCCCACTCCCTGTAGTGTTTGTACTCTCCGCCATGACGGTCGCACTCCATGATGTACTGGTAGCCACGGTAACCGGGGAACTGGTAGCACACCCAGCtaaagggggagatggagaggaagtgAGAAAATACCAGGAAACAAGCCCCAGCCCTTACCCTGTagaacagggatgggcaacttggCGGCCACTTTTGTAGGTCCGCAGATCAAGTtccacaacaaacaaacaaaaaatactaaaggtgcaatttcaaaatttgGTTGTTCATCAGCAGTTGTTTGTCTTCTtatgacagtcactcaattagcccatgtcagcaaacATTTTtcagattggtaagttagtctagtcTATCTAAACCTGTAGTAATCATCGTTGAATTATCGACCGGTGGCTCCCCATTGATCATTAGATATCATATTAAAACCTGCAAATATTTCTCTCGACCACATGACAACATGAGTAGAGTTGCAGCAAACTTACTTTAAAACTGAAACATCTTCTCTACGCTTGCCCCCCAGCCACTGTGGCCCCTCATGATGTTCAGAGTCTAGGCCCTTGCAGATCAGAAATAGTTGGCCTCTACAGTACATGTTAATCCTCTGTATAATATCCAGGGACACCATATAATAGCACATTATAATATACCATATAATAGCTCATTTTTCACCATAGTGTCTCTTTAACACATTTGGCAAAGAGAGGTCAGTAAGGTCACAGGAGACTCATTTAGATAATTAATCATTTCAGTTCTGAAATAGTCTTTTGCTTAGTTATATTATGATCTATTACAGAACGGATTATCCTATCACAGTTTCTATAGTTATTACAAAGGATTTGAATTATATAGTGATTACAATGGATTTGAATTATATAGTTATTACAATGGATTTTAATCTTACTGCACCTTTTTAGCAGTTTGTCCAAGTTTTGTATTTTTCTCCCCAAATTGGAtcaggctcgggagaggcgaaggtggaGTCATGCGTCTTCCAAAACATGACCCACCTAACCCCGCTCCTGAACACccacccgcttaacccggaagccagccgcaccaatgtgttggaggaaacaccgttcaactggcgACTGGGGTCAGCCAGCAGGCGGCCACTTTTGTAGGTCCGCAGATCAAGTTccacttaaaaataaaaataaaatactaaaGGTGCACCACAAGAAGatgctagagcacgatgagccaagtaaatccCCTCCGGCCAAACCCACCCCTAACCCTGACgtagctgggccaattgtgagccgtcCTATGGGACAGCCCAGgaatgaacccgggtctgtagtaatGCCTCTAGCACTGTACCACTCGAGAGGCCtgattcctctatttctgatttgTTATGAGCATAGTCTTCTGTAGTGTAAAAAAGGAAGCCAGGATTTCTACTCCTACTACTTACGCTCCACTCTGGACCTGCATGGATCCGATCTCGTTGTTGCCCCAGCCCATGGCCTGCAGGGAGGGGTAGTCATCGTTCATCTCCCACTGCTTGCCAATGAAGTTCTCCCTTTCGAACACCACAATCTTGGACTCCTTATGGTTCTGTGCAGTTCAGAAAGAGGATTAGGCAATGTCAGGTTACATTCAACCTGTTTCACTCCAAGCTATTTACGAAAGATATACTGGGTAGAATTATGAATGAAAGTATGAAATCTTTATAATACTGTGTtttattcactttgtcatttagtACTTTCAATAATGCTCGTAGAGGCTATCAAGGACAGCTACTTGTATATGTTAAATGTAATAATGTCAGTGTCAGTAATACTGAGTAGAGCTAGACTCTGTCAGTGTCAGTCACAAGAGCCAGAGACATGGACTGAGGCCAGGACCCAGGCTTCTGTTCCAATATCGGTACTAACATACAATGTGAATGTATTGGGCATTCTAAGTGGAATTCTACAATGGATATTGGAACATAGTCCACAGAGGAGAGTGTctgtctggcctggtctggcagGAACAGGAAGTAGGCTTGGATAGTACACTCACAGCAGAGCAGACTGGGCGGAAGGACATCAACCTTTCGATGTGGTAGGCGTTGCTGCCACTCCAGGACTCCCAGCGAGGGTACTCTCCACGCTCCAACACAAACTGCTGCCCAGAGAAGCTGGAGTGCTCGTACCCAACCCAGctacacatacacagagagagagagagggaaacatggAAAGTCGGACAGAGACAaagtgatagagagacatagagatgaATAgcgagacatggagagacagagggatagagatatacagtacatgtagatAGTTGCTAAGGTGGGGCAAAGACTTTGTCATGTGTccatgatacagtatgtgtctaTCAGTATCCCTTAGAAATTGTTGCCTGTGCAATGGTCCCCTGGCTTGAAGGATAATGAGTAACCTGTCGGGGAGATAAATATCCTACAGTATGTACATGTGTTTTGGGGGGCTGGCTGACTTACGCTCCACACTCGACCTTCAGGGAGCGGATGTTGTCCACACCACACTCCATGATGTTCTGGCAGGAAGCAGTGAACTCCATACGCTTTCCCTGGAAGTTCTCCTGGTCGTAGACAGTGATCTAGGACAGAGGATATAGTGCATATTTGTAATCTGCCCGACCCGCTATTGCTGTTTtaaatgtttgttgttgttttttttactgtttttaaCACAACCAGTATGTATCTCTGCTAGAGAATGCACTTCTGTGTGCAAAGCTTTCCTTTCTCCTCTTGTGTCTGTTAATTAAGGAAAAATGGAAAAGTGTTGTGGAAACGTGGTGTACCTAACACTGACTCACCTTCCATGGTCCCACTGGGTTAGGAGTAGTCAGCGCCATGTTTGATATCTCAGTAATAATTGACCTGCAGTGCAGAaagcacacagtcacagacagtcacGCAGTCACATTTCTGTTTGGCCTTACAGGGAGACCAGGGTAGACCTGACTAAACCCCAATGGACCTCACCTCCACTCAGCTCTTGCTCTTGCGTCAGTCTGTGCCCAGCAGCTAATGCCCAAATATATTAATGTTATGGTTATGCCAATGTGGCTGGAACTAGAGAATCTATGCAAGAGACTCATGACAAGCCCAAACAAAGCACTGCCCTGTGCTGTTGCTGATGATAATACAATGCACATAgggctgagggaggagaggcacGCCACAAAAACATCTAGCTAAAGAGAGGCACGCCACAAAAACATCTAGCTAAAGAGAGGCACGCCACAAAAACATCTAGCTAAAGAGAGGCATGCCACAAAAACATCTAGCTAAAGCCAGAGCAACGATTCAAAGCAGAAAACAGATACCAACAGAGCAGTGCAAATGCTATAGTATAATACTGAAAAAAAATATTCTCTAATACATAGGTCTGGTATCTAACGTTGGTATGTAATACCACAAATAAAATAGTACAATGCAAAGCATCCATGCACATTTCTGAATAATATGTGCTAATTATGTTTTTCTTTATTAGTTGTTATAAATTCTACATTGTGAACCATTGTGTCATGTGCCGCCGTCATGTAAGTCATGCCATTGTCACACCCTGAGTGTGTAAAGTAAACTGTGCTGTTGATGGCGTCATGTATGATGTTGACTATGATGACGATTGGTGTGTCCATttagagaatgtgtgtgtgcatatgaccCTTTCTATACATTCCCAAGGCTCAGCAGAAAACAGCAAAGGAAAAAAACAGGACAATGGACAATGTAAATGGACAACAATGCTGGCAAAAGGCTATAGGCTGAACGGTCTAAAGATGGAGGGCTTACCTGACCTACCCCAAAAAATTGCTGTGTAGCGCTCACGGGGGGCTCCACAAAACGATGTCCTGACCCCTGAGTAAACGGGCCTATTTATACACAGTGGTGGTAAATGGAGCCCAGGCCTGTGGGATGGGGTAGGAGTCAGCACATTGCTGGACCCTCCATTGTTCCATACTGAGCCACAGGGCTTTAGGCTCTCCCCCGCCTGCCATGGTGTGCTGGTGTACTGGTCTGGATGCAGGGCACCGTGCCCAGTGCCGATTAACACAAGCGTCCAGACTCCGTGATTATACAGGCATAGACTACACCCAGTCCCGGTCATAGCCCTACCCCTAACCCATGACACGATTGCAGTAGTTAATGTATATGCTGTTGAGGAAAAAGAGACACACGTCAGAAAGAGGATGTACCAAAATTCTAACCATTTAAAAATGTGTTTCTTAGATGACAATTGAGGAGATCAATGAGCCAATTAGAAGCtgaggatgattaggtggccatgatggtcagattgggaatttagccaggacaccagggttaacacccctactcatacaataagtgccatgggatctttagtgaccacagagagccaGGACACCCATTTCACGTtgcatctgaaagacagcaccctacacagagcAATGTCCCCAATAACTGCCTTGGGGAAATGATTTATTTTTTGACCAGAAGAAAATGTCTCCTACTGGCCCTacaaacaccacttccagcagcatctggtctcccatctaggACCAACCCTGAGATTTGAGATTTAAGTCAGAAGTGGGATGCAGGGTGTTATGCTGCTGGCTCCATTCACTGTAGTTTTTCTGTGGAcaaaacagtacagtgaatagtgtagtatagtgaagtatttttttaaagtaaccttttaactaggcaagtattttacagttaactatagtataaatactgtagtaaaaaaACTGTAGTATATACTACTTAATGTAGTGTTTTTACGGATTGTAGTATACCATAAtatgtactgtagtgtttttgctgactgtagtatttactgtagtgttcttgcagacactactgtagtatttttgtggtgcggtctgcacaacgcatcaccaggggcaaactaccttccctccaggacacctacagcacctgatgtcacaggaaggccaaaaagatcatcaaggacaacaatcacccgagccactgcctgttcaccccactactatccagaaggcgaggtcagtacaggtgcattaaagctgggaccgagagactgaaaaacagcttctatctcaaggccatcagactgttaaacagccatcactagcacagagaggctgctgcctacatacagacttgaaatcattggccactttagtAAATTAAACACTAGTCGCTTTAataatgtatatatactgtattctatactatctactgcattttagcctatgccgctctgacatccatatatatatttttgttccataaattacttagatttgtgtgtattaggtatttgttgtggaattgttagatattgctgcactgttggaactagaagcacaagcatttcgctactcttgcaataacatctgctaaccatgtgtactgtatgtgaccaataaaattagattttgatttgaaatgggtaatggacatccacaaatgaatagaTACCATACGAAAcattaacatatcatactaaatggagtgtctcggatttacgtaCAAAATCATACGCAATGCTTTGAGACCAGGTTGCATACCAAGACCATTGCCACATAAGGCACGATCTCACCTGCTTTTATAGTAAGCCTTGaggtggtaccacccaacacATCTGGAAGGGAGTGTATTTCATACCGAACCCCTCCCTTTTGATGACATAGAGGCACAATCACGAGTTCAATGGTAGAGTTGAACCGCATGGGCTTCATCTCAATCCTCCGCATATGCGGTGGAAGGCGGCCGAGTTACatcggtgtttgtcagaccatgtgaCATCCCGAAAATCGCTCTTCTCACGAAAATGTTCGTAGCATCTGAACCGTTTAGGCTACAAACGAATATGACTCCATAAGTGTCACGGGAATCATCGGAatgtaacccatacaaatgaatgaaaTTATGGAGATggttaaatatatattatttatttttttcctctGCTTTCTTAtgtctcctagatataggacagacacttcaaatcCTTGTTATTATTTGGACTGTCTTTGTTGCCATTTATGAaggtgttattcaatgcatttctatgggctatagtagtaaatcTTTTTTTCTACCTAAGTGTCCTAcatttcaaaatcaaatagctaaatgagccACGATTTGATCATCTTAAAACATTCCATATGTTAGTTtagtagaccccccccccccttatatTTGATATGATGTACTATATAATGTGACACTGTACCAAACAACATGCTTTACAAACCTGCTTTCTTCACCCAACTGTACCTGATGATTTCCACTTAGGCCAGGCAGAGAATATCTAGCTATGTCATGTtctgactgtttcactgtaaACCATTCTTGTATTGTAAAATGACATGGGTGCCAAGTCCTTTTGCTGTGTTCCTCTCACTATACTAGATGttggcagtctgacagacactACTGTCCATTGAGGTGTCCCATGCTATAGCAACAAAACAAAACCTAGCAAACACcaaactgtgtgtgtgcctccctgcctccctgtgtACCAGTTCCAACTGAACAGTAACCGGCGCGCCTATTCGCACTACACACAATAGGTCAGCACATTGCTTGCTCtgctagagagagcgagacagcgagagatcCACCACACTGCGCAGGACAACAAAGCGAGCAGCCGACTCAGCATGGTTTAGTGGAGATCAGCATATATGACCCCTGACCCCCCCAAAAGAAAACCATGCTCATCCAATGACGAGGTGGGATCCCGGCCCAATAGGCGGCATGGggatgtaaatgtatatatatcccTACTCTGGGGGCTTGATTCCAACTCTTAGGCTTATCTTTCTGGACGTCCGTTCCTCCCTTGTACCTGACAACCAGCCGCTTGGTGAGATTCACACTCAGGGAAGGGGGttgtgagcgagagagatggggggcaAAGGTGTGGTCTCTTCGTCCCATAACCTAAATCAAGAACTGTCAAATTGAAGCTTTTGACTTCAATTAACTCTGGGATGTTCTTTTGTCTTATATCAAGAGAGTGATGTTTTGCATTACTTTGACATTCTGTCTGTTCCGTGGTTTATTTAATGGGAAATGGCGGTGAGAGAGATGAGCCCATGTTTAACTGTGATCTTCTCTCAGCTCAGTAATACTACATGACAGGCCTACCTGCATCTGGCAGATGAAAGTGTGCTCAGTGTCACTAAATTTAGTAATTGTAAGAAAAATATGTTTGAGcatgttgtttaaaaaaatcttTGGAGATTTTATTTTTTCACAGAGGAATTGCTCTTTATGGAATATTTAGTGGGGGTAAATTGCACAGGCAAGTCTCTTAGAACAAGCTTCAACATCAAAAGGTGTGTTTTGGGGTAGAGTTAATGAGAGAGGAAAAAGCCTCAAAACCAGTCTAGATTAAGACCTTGAGTGACTAGATACAAGTAGATTATGTTCTCATTAATAGTTTGGGTGAATAAGTGGGTTTTGATATGGAATTTTTCCAAAAGACGAATATTGAAATCTGTTTATAGTCATTGAGTTGAACATGAACTACTGTTGGTCTTTTTTTCTCTTCTGTATCTGGAACCGATGGGAAACATTTCTTTGATCTATTTAGCGGAACAGATATGACTCTTGGGGGGCCTGTTGAATAGATACACAGCTGGGGCATGGGCTGCAGGTAGCTTAGTGTTTAAGGGTGTTGGGCCATTAActaaaaggtcgctggtttgaaacTCTGAGCCAACGAGGtgaaaaaatctgttgatgttcccttgagcaaagcacttaaccctagttgccctggataagaatgtctgctaaatgactaaaatgagtGTCACAATATGAAGGTCAAAGGAAGCTGTTTTTCCAAGAGGCTAGGCtttaacctctctccctctttatttctctccctccctctcactctcttcctgttTGGCCACAGATTCGACCATGTCCCACTCTGGAGCCCAGGGCAGCATTGGGAGCCACCCAGCCATGGGCCTGCGTGCCCACAAAGTAGGTCAACACACACTTTTTTAACAAATTACTTATCATAACTAATCATCTTTAGCGAAGATACAGCATTTCCAGTTGTTTTAAATGCCCAAGACCGCCATTTTGATCATAGATCTCCATATCAAATCATtaacagtattatattatagctTATTACTGTAAATTACCATAATGTGGTATTCACTATCTTTACAGATGTACCTGTTTGAGTTTGAGAACTTCCAGGGTCGTATGATGGAGTGCATCACTGAGTGCCGTAACCTGTGTGAGAAGGGCTTTGAGAGGATCGGCTCCATCAGGGTGGAGTGTGGACCGTACGTCATATCTAACTTCATCTGTTTACATAGAAGATTTTAAAAACATTCATAGGGATTCATATTATTCGAGCCATTAGAATGAAGTTGTCAGCTGGAGAGTGTCCAGAAGAATGCTTGCAGAATAATTCTGAGCGGGTCGTTCACCAGCTACTGGGAAGCCCTCAAAACCCTCGGAATCATGTCCTTCGACAGCAGACGGGAGCAGATCTGCCTGACATTTGCTAAATCCCCACAGAACTCCCAGTTTGTAGACTGGCTCCCGCCTACCAGACCTTAGATTACTGGACAGGCAACGCGCAACAGCCACAAACTGAACACTCCCATAACACACACAGGCCGCTCAGAACTCTCCCATTCCATACTTCACTAAACTGATCAATGCACACACCATATAGCCCAGGGGCCTTAGAAATGCCTCTGAACTCTGAAGATGCCTTTTCTAAAGCTGCCACCCCAAACCTTGTTGTCATAgtattgttgttttgtatatattacatattttttacattttattataTTAAGTGTTTTGATAGTACAATCCTAAACTATTTGATAATTATGTGATTGATGTTATGATTGTAAATTGGTTTACAATTCAGTCTATGACTGAGAGAAACCAATAAAACCTACTAATACTAACGTTATCTTAGTTCAATGAGATACCAGATACATAGTTCATTTACAACATGCAATTTCCAATGATACATGACTTTTGCGATGAACATGTGACATCTAACATGGTGTCACCTAGGAACCTTCTAATCACTTAGCTGTACCTAGCCTCAAGGCTTCTGATTATGGTGAAAAGAGAGTTGTGTTAATTCATTATAAGTGTGTTATAGTTGTGCTGTAACACTTATATAATGTCCCCATACAGCTGGGTGGGCTATGAGCAGCAGAACCTGAGTGGAGAAATGTTCATGCTGGAGAAGGGAGAGTACCCCCGCTGGGATACCTGGAGCAACAGCTACAGGTGTGACCGCTTCATGTCCGTCAGGCCCGTTCGCATGGTTagtctgtccatccatccatccactacatGGATACTCTAGTCTAAGTGGCTTCCCCTCCTCGTCTGAGGGATGTGGGTGAATAGGTGGTAAACTCTATTGCTgatatccctccctctgttcttctctgccTACAGGACACCCAGGACCACAAGATCTGCCTGTTTGAGTGTAATAACTTTGAGGGCCGTAAGATGGAGGTGTGTGATGAGGATATCCCCAGTCTGTGGTCCTACGGCTTCCAGGACCGTGTGGCCAGCATCCAGGTCACTGGTGGAACGTGAGTTGGCATATTAacttatcaatcaatcaatccatcCATCTACACATCCATTTGATTTAAGATGTTaacttccatttctctctctcattatctccgTCTGTTTCTCTGGATGACAGTTGGGTTGGCTACCAGTACCCTGGTTACCGTGGCTACCAGTACGTGTTTGAGTGCGGTGTCTTCAAGCACTGGAACGAGTGGGGCGCCCACCATCCCCAGATCCAGTCCATCCGTAGAGTGAGGGACATGCAGACACATCGCAGAGGCTGCTTTGAGTGGACCGTCTAGATGGGGCCAGGCAGGCGACGGGTCATGGGCCAGCAGGACAGAGGGGAAGGGGCCTGGCTTGCCCTGGAGCTAACCATCCATGGGTCTGGAGCTCCATCTTGGAACTCCACACAGCCAACATAAGCTAACAGCGTACATCACTGGCTCCACCTCAATCACTTTTACAAGTAGTAACATTCAGGGTGTGTGTACTGTGATGCACAATCCTTGAATGAAGACAGTGCCACCTACTGGGCAATGGTTGCTACTGCAGTTCACCTGCAGCTGACTTCCACAATGCCTGAATATAATAATACTGGTGAAAGTGATAGctgtactctctgttccaagACCTGATGGAATTATAGCATGAGAAGATTTATGATATTTATGATGGGGATTTTAATTGGAGAAAGGGAATTAGTTAACAAAGATTTTAACAAGTTATATATAACTTGATTAGTTTGTGTTCACTAGTTAGTTTGTTTCCATATCTGCAAACCCAATTTATTTTATACATCTTAGTTGCTTATGTGTTTCTTAGCTATATACCTAATGATGCCGAATAAGCCTGTTCATTACAATGCTCTACCCTCCTGCGATCTGGGAATCATTTTAGAGATACGACATACTGCTCTCACTCCAGTCTCTAAGCTACGGTGGACAGCTGCCAGCTCTCTTTGCTCTGTCCATGCCCTGCAGTGAGCTCAATCATCCACGGGAGGCACTGTTTCCCCATGTACTCTCCCCCAAAGCCACCTTCTAGTTTAGGGATTGCACCTCAACCATAATTTCCCCAATGACATTCTACCTTCAAGGCTTCAAAGCTATGCCCATGACCCACTCAATCTATGGCAGGGAAGCTATGCCCATGACCCACTCAGTCTATGGCAGGGAAGCTATGCCCATTGCCCACTCAGTCTAGGGCAGGGAAGCTATGCCCATGACACACTCAGTCTATGGCAGGGAAGCTATGCCCATGACCCACTCAGTCTAGGGCAGGGAAGCTATGCCCATGACACACTCAGTCTAGGGCAGGGAAGCTATGCCCATGACACACTCAGTCTAGGGCAGTGAGGCTGTCTGAAGGAGGAAGTGAGCTAGGGGGCATGATTGGGAGACAGGCTGCTGTAGGCTACCTGGTAGTGTTTTTCTAGACATGCTGACCTTtgggagacccccccccccctcttaatGATGGGGTTGCTGAGGAATCTTGTTATATACACTATATCTTTCTCAGGGATGCTGGCATCTGGAAAGCAACTttccaataaaataaaaaaatgaatgaaGATTCCTAACCTCAGTGCTGGAAATGCAATCAGTGGCTCATGTCAGGTTACTTGTTTGACTTTTTGTTCTCTTGTGTGTTGTATGATTATCTGTGGTGTTTGTCCCACATTTTCATATCAGTTATGCTGAACATTCAAAACATTATTCTACATAATATAGATATCCCCACAAAGACGATCCTgcatcaacatcaacagtgacaaATTGTAACCATGTCATGTTCATGCAATCCAACAAATAGCCCAAATTTGGACTGTCGGGGACTCACTTGGGCTGATGTCAGagtggtttttatttatttattttatacattgtagaataatagtgaagacatcaaaactatggaataacacatatggaatcatgtggtaaccaaaaagtgttaaacaaatatattatatattttacattcttcaaagtagccaccgtttgccttgatgacagctttgccagTGGTGGAAACAGTatccaactgtcatacttgagtaaaagtcaccaagtaaaattatacttgagtaaaagtctaaaagtatttggttttaaatatatgtAAGTATCAAaactaaaagtataaataatttcaaattccttatattaatcagaccagatggcaccattttcttgttttttatttatttacggaaagccaggggcacactccaacagcatttacaaacaaagaatgtgtgtttagtgagtccgccagatcagaggcagtagggatgaccagggatgttctgttgatgtgaatttgactatttcccctgtcctgctaagcattcaaaatgtatcaagtacttttgggtgtcaaggaaaatgtatggagtaaaaaatacaatattttcttaaggaatgtagtgaagtagaagtaaaagtagtcaaaaatataaatagtaaagtaaagtacagataacccaaaaaatgacttaagtagtactttaaagtattgtgacttaagtactttacaccactgaggtttgcacactcttggcattctctcatccagcttcataaggaatgattttccaaccgtcttgaagaagttcccacatatgctgagcacttgttggctgcttttctttcacgatgcggtctaactcatcccaaaccatctcaattgggttgaggtcaggtgattgtggaggccaggtcatctgatgtactgctccatcactctccttggtcaaatacccattacacagcctggaggtgtgttttgggccactgtcctgttgaaaaacaaatgatagtcccactaagcgcaaaccagatgggattgttaaacagccatcactaacattgagtggctgctgccaacatactgactcatctctagccactttaataatgaaaaattgatgtaataaatgtatcaccagccactttaaacaatgctgctttatatgttttcataccctacattactcatctcatatgtatatactgtactctataccatctactgcatcttgcctatgctgttcggccatcgctcattcatatatttttaagtacatattcttattaattcctttacacttgtgtgtataaggtagttgttgtgaaattgttaggttagattatttgttagatattactgtatggtcggaactagaagtacaagcatttcgctacactcgcattgacatctgctaaccatgtgtatatgacaaataacattttatttgatttgattgcatatcgctacagaatgctgtcgtaaccatgctggttaagtgttccttgaattctaaataatcacagacagtgccaccagcaaagcacccccacaccatcacacctcctcctccatgcttcacggtaggaaccacacatgcagatatcatccgttcacctactctgcgtctcacaaagacacggcagttggaaccaaaaatctcaaatttggactcatcagaccaaaggatagatttccaccggtctaatgcccattgctcatctcttgttattggtgtcctttagtagtagtttctttgcagcaattagaccatgaaggcctttcacgcagtctcctctgaacagttgattttgagatgtgtctgtttcttgaactctgtgaaacatttatttgggctgcaatttgaggtgcagttaactctaacttATTTtcggcagcagaggtaactctggcccttcctttcctgtggcggtcctcatgagagccagtttcatcatagcgcttgatggttttgcgactgtacttgcagaaacttttaaagttcttgaaattttccggattgactgaccatcatgtcttaaagtaatgatggactatcatttctctttgcttatttgagctgttcttgccataatatggccttgttttttttaaccaaatagggctatcttctgtatacaccccctaccccctaccttgtcacaacacaactgattggctcaaacacattaagaaggaaagaaactccacaattgaacttttaacaaggcacactggttaattgaaatgcattccaggtgacaacctcaggaagctggttgagagaatgccaagagtgtgcaaagctgtcatcaaggcaaacggttgtgtcacgacttccacccttgttcgggtggtgttcggcggtcgaagttgccgaccttc
This DNA window, taken from Oncorhynchus gorbuscha isolate QuinsamMale2020 ecotype Even-year linkage group LG13, OgorEven_v1.0, whole genome shotgun sequence, encodes the following:
- the LOC123992801 gene encoding beta-crystallin A1-2 is translated as MALTTPNPVGPWKITVYDQENFQGKRMEFTASCQNIMECGVDNIRSLKVECGAWVGYEHSSFSGQQFVLERGEYPRWESWSGSNAYHIERLMSFRPVCSANHKESKIVVFERENFIGKQWEMNDDYPSLQAMGWGNNEIGSMQVQSGAWVCYQFPGYRGYQYIMECDRHGGEYKHYREWGSHAQTFQVQSLRRIQQ
- the LOC123992802 gene encoding beta-crystallin B3-like isoform X1, yielding MYIYPYSGGLIPTLRLIFLDVRSSLVPDNQPLDSTMSHSGAQGSIGSHPAMGLRAHKMYLFEFENFQGRMMECITECRNLCEKGFERIGSIRVECGPWVGYEQQNLSGEMFMLEKGEYPRWDTWSNSYRCDRFMSVRPVRMDTQDHKICLFECNNFEGRKMEVCDEDIPSLWSYGFQDRVASIQVTGGTWVGYQYPGYRGYQYVFECGVFKHWNEWGAHHPQIQSIRRVRDMQTHRRGCFEWTV
- the LOC123992802 gene encoding beta-crystallin B1-like isoform X2, which gives rise to MGGKDSTMSHSGAQGSIGSHPAMGLRAHKMYLFEFENFQGRMMECITECRNLCEKGFERIGSIRVECGPWVGYEQQNLSGEMFMLEKGEYPRWDTWSNSYRCDRFMSVRPVRMDTQDHKICLFECNNFEGRKMEVCDEDIPSLWSYGFQDRVASIQVTGGTWVGYQYPGYRGYQYVFECGVFKHWNEWGAHHPQIQSIRRVRDMQTHRRGCFEWTV